A genomic window from Euleptes europaea isolate rEulEur1 chromosome 9, rEulEur1.hap1, whole genome shotgun sequence includes:
- the LOC130482429 gene encoding serine--tRNA ligase, mitochondrial-like, giving the protein MPAQELGVPAYRKFDIEAWMPGGGTNGEISSASNCTDYQSRQLNIMYYNRQGQFCYAHTVNGTACAIPRMLIAILESNQRKVCFST; this is encoded by the exons ATGCCCGCGCAGGAACTGGGTGTGCCTGCCTACAGGAAGTTTGACATCGAGGCCTGGATGCCAGGTGGTGGCACAAATGGAGAG ATCTCCAGCGCCTCCAACTGCACAGACTACCAGAGCCGGCAGCTGAACATCATGTACTACAACAGGCAGGGGCAGTTCTGTTACGCACATACG GTCAATGGCACAGCCTGTGCCATCCCCCGAATGCTGATTGCTATTCTCGAGTCCAACCAACGCAAGGTTTGTTTCAGCACCTAA